From Macrobrachium nipponense isolate FS-2020 chromosome 6, ASM1510439v2, whole genome shotgun sequence, a single genomic window includes:
- the LOC135216213 gene encoding uncharacterized protein LOC135216213, which translates to MLKCIKTQKMKLLRKLGDDLEQSFQASSEKTKRRKTAELVNISPHRLTYATSKVLRKKGRSRMAKSLAQISTENQCTSSENITECSFSANEALALILDCGLSKRSYQNLRNKTLEKKSKVFPSYNDVRSAKEECLPSPENWLVTDYSAEVTLQDLLDHTTRRIFELSRKTEANGKIILWKNDKPSSPFFCSPIRFKFMKETSQVLVEEEQYLKNAIHILRPTQVKNDVSVIHDVSITMIDGKVASSLSLVTNSMQCCSLCGASPKLMNDIEKVSKRPLSNDGII; encoded by the exons ATGCTAAAGTGTATCAAAACCCAGAAAATGAAACTCCTAAGAAAACTCGGGGACGACCTAGAACAGAGTTTTCAGGCCTCATCCGAGAAAACAAAACGAAGGAAAACTGCAGAGCTTGTTAACATATCTCCTCATAGGCTCACATATGCTACATCAAAAGTTCTAAGAAAGAAGGGACGATCAAGAATGGCTAAATCTTTAGCCCAAATTTCTACTGAAAACCAATGTACTTCATCAGAAAATATCACAGAGTGTTCTTTTTCTGCAAATGAAGCTCTGGCATTGATCTTAGACTGTGGCCTTTCAAAAAGAAGCTATCAAAATTTGAGGAATaaaacacttgagaaaaaatcaaaagtttttcCTTCTTACAACGATGTTCGTTCTGCCAAAGAAGAGTGCTTACCTTCTCCTGAAAATTGGTTAGTAACTGATTATTCTGCAGAAGTGACCTTACAAGATTTATTAGACCACACAACAAGGAGAATATTTGAA ctgagtagaaaGACAGAAGCTAATGGGAAAATTATCTTATGGAAAAATGATAAGCCCTCATCACCATTTTTTTGCAGTCCTATAAGGTTCAAATTCATGAAGGAAACTTCACAGGTTTTAGTGGAAGAAGAGCAATACTTAAAAAATGCTATCCATATACTTAGACCAACTCAAGTTAAAAACGATGTTAGCGTCATTCATGATGTGAGCATTACAATGATAGATGGAAAAGTGGCATCCTCTTTATCCCTTGTCACCAACTCAATGCAATGCTGTTCTTTGTGTGGGGCATCACCTAAGCTAATGAATGACATAGAGAAAGTTTCAAAGAGACCCCTCTCAAATGATGGCATCATTTGA
- the LOC135216760 gene encoding arrestin homolog has product MAEVVQVFKKTSPNGKVTAYLGRRDFVDHLTHTAPINGVILIDDDYLQGRKVFAKVIITFRYGREEDEMMGLHFTKEYELVTAEITPKADDVQLSAVQTQLIEKLGPSARPFSVALPENAPTSVSLEPGDGDSDKPLGVLYELMFFVGESEEENPHRRNSVAFSVRKVQFAPSKHDNSRPYTIVSRIFTISPGSLNLEVALNQDIYLHGHPVEIYIKVDNKSKRTVKSVVAQVIQHVEVTMTSSQFSRVVASIESREGCPITPDSTLERSIELMPLASNMRRFGVALDGRVKDADANLASSTIAPTGKDIEDALGIIVSYSVRIKLLCGAISGNLSAEVPFKLMHPDPEAQETKPEETFKVTEFSSIRRGKSVDEVEEE; this is encoded by the exons ATGGCTGAAGTTGTTCAAGTGTTCAAGAAGACCTCACCCAATG GCAAGGTGACTGCATATTTGGGTCGGCGTGACTTCGTTGACCACCTAACGCATACAGCCCCCATCAATGGCGTGATACTGATAGACGATGATTACCTGCAAGGCAGGAAAGTGTTTGCGAAAGTCATCATCACCTTTCGATATGGACGGGAGGAGGATGAGATGATGGGCTTGCACTTCACCAAGGAGTATGAGCTGGTCACCGCTGAAATCACCCCCAAGGCCGATGACGTCCAGCTCTCCGCCGTTCAGACCCAACTGATCGAGAAGTTGGGGCCATCGGCAAGACCGTTTTCGGTGGCGTTGCCCGAAAATGCCCCTACGTCTGTCTCCTTGGAACCTGGAGATGGCGATTCG GATAAACCACTTGGAGTTTTATACGAATTAATGTTTTTTGTGGGTGAATCTGAAGAAGAAAATCCACACAGACGAAACTCTGTCGCCTTTTCTGTTCGAAAAGTCCAGTTTGCTCCATCGAAACATGACAACAGTCGCCCTTACACTATAGTGAGCAGGATCTTCACTATATCCCCTGGAAGTCTGAATCTGGAAGTCGCGCTTAATCAAGACATCTACTTGCACGGGCATCCGGTGGAAATTTATATCAAAGTTGATAATAAATCCAAGAGAACAGTGAAGAGTGTGGTGGCTCAGGTCATTCAGCACGTAGAGGTCACAATGACAAGCTCTCAATTCAGCCGCGTCGTGGCCTCCATTGAATCTCGGGAAGGATGTCCCATAACCCCAGATTCGACGTTAGAGAGAAGCATCGAACTCATGCCGTTAGCTTCAAACATGAGACGCTTTGGCGTGGCCTTAGACGGACGAGTGAAGGACGCGGATGCCAATTTGGCCTCATCTACGATCGCACCAACTGGAAAAGATATCGAAGATGCCCTTGGTATCATTGTCTCGTACTCTGTCAGGATCAAGCTCCTCTGCGGTGCCATCAGCGGTAATCTATCGGCCGAGGTGCCTTTCAAGTTGATGCATCCCGACCCAGAAGCTCAAGAGACAAAACCAGAGGAGACTTTCAAGGTTACTGAATTCAGTTCCATTCGCCGAGGCAAATCagtggatgaagtcgaagaagagTGA